GAAGGGCGGCagtccgcgccgccggccgcgaggACCTCGCGACTTGTGAGCGCTTCCTGcgggagaagaaaagaaatacCCGTGGGAGGATAAGGCACCAAGGGGCAAAACTGTCATTTCCTATGGCTGTCCAATTAAATCAATTAAAGTAGTGCTAACGGTGTCTTTGAGCAAATGCACCTAGTTTAACTGGGCGAATCCAAAACAGCAAGCGCGCTGCCAACCTTTAACTGGGCGAATCCAAAACAGCAAGCGCGCGTTGCCAACCTTCCTAGCGCGCGATGCTATAGCTGCCGCGGAGCTGCACTCACCCACGTGAGTGAGTGATGTGACGGTCGaggtatttattttcttttttcatttctATTTTTTCCTTCACATTCCATTGACAACTTTTGCATGAAAATCATACTAAAAGATTATACCGAGACTTGTGTTTCGAAAttgtatgataaatttgagcgtAAAAAGTTATACGAGAAATCTTCCAGATAACATCTTTATACAATTTATGCTAAAAAGTTGTCCTCTGTAagttatatttataaaaatatacattaagttatatatatatatcatgaaAGTTGTGCTAAAAATTGTATTTCAAGTTATTACGAAAGAGTTGTATGTAAAAGTTATGTACATCATAAAAAGTTATGATGAGAATTTTTCCTTTTcagttgttctatttttttttatgttCTATTATGTGTTGAAGCTCTCTTGAtaacttttttttataaaaattgttGACTATTGTACTCAAAAGTTGTATGATGAATTTCATGCGTAAAAAGTTGTATAATGAACTTGTGTAAAAGAATTTGTACGAGAAGTCTCCTTGATAAAGATAATATTCTACAAGTTATGCTAAAAGTTAAGTACAAGTTGTACTAAGAAATTATTCCTCAAGTTGTTAGAAAAAAATTATACGTAAAAGTTATGTATATCATAAAAAGTTATGATGATTATTCTCCAATGAAGACGCGCAAAAGTTAtactaaaaatttatatttacaaattataaatttccaaaagtagaaaaatacagaaaaaaaacttttcaaaaaaaaagattgctGCTGTCGGAGCCTCCTGGCGCGCGCGGACTAGCATGGCCCGTTTAACTGCGTCCTTCAGCATAGATGtaaacactactacagaacaggcctttattccaggccatttgtcccggctgtcTTTGGATCAGGGACAAtatgtggcttttgtcccgggtccaacgactagccgggccagcggggagATAGAggtcttttatcccggttgtaggcaccaaccgggataaaaaaaGTAGCTTTTTGTCTCgggtggtggctccaaccgagacaaaagaCCCCGTGGCCTTTTTgccccgggtggagccaccacccgggacaaaagggagccttttatcccgggtggagccagcacccgggacaaaaagcgaTCGACGTCTCCCCCCTGCCGATATTTTCTAAGTCGCTGGCTGCTCTCTCCTctcatttctctccctctcctctctctctgccttatcttcttcctcccgccccCTTCCTCAGCTGccttctctcctccctccctccggcccTCAGCTCCCTCCCCGGTgcgggcggggccggcgagcCGCAGCTAGGGCGCGGCcaggccccggcggcgggcACAAGCTCGGCCCGGCGGGGGCGCGCGGTTGCCGGCGCGTCCAGGCCCAGCGGGGGCGGCTTGGGTCCGCACCTCGGCCAGCGACGGCGAGCTGCGCCCGCTGGCTCGTGGCGAGCAgcgcccggccgcggcggcgcaaggccgcggcggagcagcgcccgctggcccgtggcggcgcggggccgcggcggagtAGCGGCCGTGGCGCTGGGACGACACGGCGGCGCGGGATCCGGCGAGCAATGCCCGGTGGCCATGGCGCGGGGCCGCGGCGAGCTCAGGTTGCGGCACTGGGCTGCGGCgagtggaggcggcgctgggctACGGggtttctctttgttttctttttttttcatcaatGATTCTGGGATTGAAATTGAAATTATGTGAATGATTTGGTATGGATTATACGCATGATTTGTTTGTGGATTTCGATTGTGATTGGGTTCGTGAATGATTTTGTCACTGAGAATAAAAGATTTGGAAAAGTGGGAGCCTGCATGTGGGCGAACCGCAGGCGAGGTCGGGCCtgcgagattttttttattttgcaaaaatatcatttgtcccgggtcgtgagctgccgggacaaatggacaAAGGTCATTTATCCCGGATGCTCAATCCCGGTTGaaaaaccgggataaaaggctattggcaaccgggactaaagcccTATTATGTACGGTTTCCAGCAAAGACACACTTCTAACGGTGTCCCTGATCAAATTTTGCCTTCTTTCACACATTCTTTTCTAGCGCAGCTTTTCTCTCTAAGGTAAATCCTTTCAGGTCATTTAGATCACGGTGTTCTTGAATTTCGCTGTATCATCCCAAGAGCAGCGGCGCAGGGATCTGCCTGCAGCAAAGATCTTTAAACTTGCAATGGCGCCGTGCGCGGATTTCTCCGCGCTCCGGGCGTCGCCGGCCGACGTGCGGGTCGTCGCCTCCGACGGGAGCAGCATCGCCGCGCACTCCTCCGTTCTTGTGAGTCCAGTTTCTTCGTCAATTTTCTTGTGTGGAAGGATGCATGGTGAATTCCCCCCCGCTGATACGATTCCGCTGTTGCTTTGGGAATTCGGTGGCGGACCCAAGGCCGCGGCGTCGCCGGTGCTGGAGCAGATGATCctgggcgcgcggcgcgggtggGATGCTGGCTGCACCGTCGTCCGCGTCCTCGGCGCGCCctccgacgccgtcgccgccttccTCCGCTTCCTCTACCGCTACCCCGGCGCcagggggacggcggcggcggcggaggaggaggaggagtgggcGGAGGGCGCGGTGGGCGCGCACGGGGCGGTGCTGCTGGCGCTGGCGCACGCGTACCGCGTCCCGTGGCTGAagcggcgcgcggaggcggccgtggcggcgcggctgaCCGCGGAGCGCGCGGTGGACGCGCTGAAGCTGGCGGCGCTCTGCGACGCCCCGCGGCTGTACCTGGCGTGCGCGCGCCTCGCCGGCAAGGACCTGGCCGCCGTCGAGCGCTCCGAGGGGTGGCGGTTCGCGGCCCGCCACGAGGCCGCGCTCCTGGCCGAGCTGCTCCAGCTCCTCCACGACGCCGACCAGGTGCGTGGCTCGCCTCGCCTCCGTCGGCCAGCTGTTACGACACTTACAGAAACAAGCAGCCTAGTCATGGCACTGTCAGATTTGTTCATATCTGCATGTGCATGGTTCATCTTTAACCGCCATTTTTTTAGATCAACCTTTGATACGGTAAGCTGCATACGATTTGTTCATATCTGCATGTGCATGGTTCATCTTTAACCGCCATTTGAAGTCATTGGTGATTGCAAACAAGATCACATGGATCGTAGGCAGATACACTGTCATCTCATTATCAATGCCACACCCCACTAGCTTATCACTTACCAACCCTCAAAAAATCAAGTATTCAGTTTGACGCAAGAGTTTGCAAAAGTCCTAGACTCCTAGCAACCACCGGAATGAATCCAAATCGACCACGACCACGAGCACCACGATTCCAAAAATCTCTTCCCATTTCTTGACACGGACACGTCGGTCTCAACCAATTTTTCTTTTCTGACAGAGAAAGAAGAGGCGGGAgagggagcgggcggcgcagcACGTGTACCGGCAGCTCAGCGATGCCATGGCCTTGCTGGACCGCATCTTCGCagccgacggcgccggcgaagtGCGCGCGGAAGCTTCGCCGTGCGAGACCGACGGCGCGCGCCGGGGCCTCGAGCAGCTCAAGCGGCACttcgcggcgtgcggcggccgggccaggaagcccgccgccgcctgcccgcgcTGCAGCCGCGCGCTCCAGCTCCTCCGGCTCCACGCCTCCGTCTGCGAGGAcgaccgcgccggcggcggcgagccgtgcAAGGTTCCCTTGTGCAGGTAAATTCATCGCAGATGAACTATCCCACGGCAGCGTCGTGTGAAAATTTTGATTCCCTTCTCCATTTTTGGCTGTGCGTGTGAACGACGCTGTAGGGCCAGTTGGTAGTAGCAGTGTAGCACGCGGGAACAGTGATCGGCTTTGTGGTTGCAAGTGTCCTATCTGTTGTCCCTACCGAAGATGTAGTTTTCAGTCACGTTTGCAACTTGCAAATGAATggcatgaaagaaaatgagaTCTGAAGGACCATCTGACTATTCCTGAAAGTGCATGCATCCAAGATGCATGTGTTAGATGGTATTCGGGTATTCACCTAACCTTActctctccgtcccaaaaaagaATATAAATCTCGCATATGAGAAGTCAAACAATCTtaagtttgactaaatttatagaaaatagtattaatatttgtattacaaaataaatatcattggattaattatatattatatttttatattaaatttatttgaaaaacataaatgttagtaattttttttgtaaatttggttaaatttaaaattgttcGACTTCTCGAGATGCGAGATTTATATTCtttttggatggagggagtacatattTACCACAACTGTGCAAGTGCTGTTTTTCTCCCAAAAAACCCGCTTGCTCAGACCTGAAGTAATTTTTGTTTCTTGTTCCAGCAACCTGAAGGCCAAGTTGCAGGAAGAGGGAGTGGACAAGACATGGAAGCTTCTGGTGAAGAAGGTGACCAGGGCTAGGGTGATGTCTGCTCTGGCCAGCAGGGAGGTACCAGAGGTTGTGAAGAAGTCATGGGCTAAATACAGCAGCCGTAGAGCTGCCAGATTCAGATAAAAagggaagaagatggaggaaatAGTTCTGCAGAAAGCCAACGCAATCTGGGTATGCTTTGGAAGTATTCCTTCTGTATTTTTTGGGGGAGGAACACTTAAATTACACGCTGCATCTACGAGTGGCCAAACAAGCCTGATGCCTGCATATTATGTGGCATCCTTGTGACACTGTTGGGATAGCGCCAGAGTTCAACTTGTACCAATGATACATTCATATTCATTCATgatttcaaatataaaaaaggaAATGTAAGTTATACTCTGTTCTGCTGGCCTGTCAGCTAACCAGCCAGCAATGCTTTTTTCTCACACCGAATCAGCACCAACCACCGGCCAGTCACCACAGCCAACCACGGTCCAATGCGTTTCTTGCATTCTGAAGTTGCTCTTTTCAAGGTGTGCGGCGAAGGCAAGCAAGCTACCTCGTTTGACTTGGAGGCCAGTGCAAAAGCATCCGGGTTTGCCAACACCGAACACAGTTCGGGCAACGATCAAGGACCACGGCGTAGAGAACAAAGCAGCATGACAGCATCTTTCGGAGACAGACGACGCGTCGGCCAGCACAAGCCTCGTGTTATGCACGCCAAACAGAAACGCCACCGACTTTCCCGGTCTGAAAGAAGAGCGCCTTCAACGACTTCTGAATAAGAATTGGCCGATTTGGTGAACCTTTTTTTTCTGCAGACTTACTGAAGAATGACCTCGTGGCAGCTGCTGTACGCGGGTCCATACTTGTTCACCGGCCACTCTTTCTGCTAGTTCAGCTAAGGTGATACTCAGCAAGCTAGTGATATGCGTGGGATACGCATTTGAAACGGATGTTAGAGAGTGTCTACCTGGAGCAGCAGCTCTGAACCCCAGTTTTCAACCAGAAGAGACAGCAGACAGCCTCAGGCTACGTACCATCAGGACATAAAAACAAGTAGTGTGTGTTACGTTAATTTGTGGTCAAAGTCCTAATCACTTGCTTGACACTAGTCTACCACGGAGCCCTAGATAAGCCATGTGAGTTTCACTATGATCAATGCCGCTTCTTGGGTTTCACAGTGCGACACTGCGACCGTAGGAGGGCCTACATGTGAACCGGAAGAAACAGTGAGGCAATTCATAGTCCATTGATCCATTCTGAATTTCATTCTGATCGACATTTCCACTAATCGAGCTGCCCCAAGCGCTAACGGGCTATGAAATCTGAACTCTGAACTTTCAACCTGAAACCGTCTCgcttcagagttcagagttCAGAAAGGGAAGAAACGAGAGATACCAAACTAAATTGTTCACCGAGCTATCAGAGCACAGAAGCTGGCTTCACAGATTTAAAACCACAACACCTCGATTCTCCTTACATGATTCAGctgaaagaaaatatttttactTCTATGTAACTCCACTCATACCACTACTGTCTATGTCCTACTATGGTCAGGGGGAGACAAAATTTGTGTGCCTGCGTTGAGAAGACTGCACACCGGAGACCAAGAATGATCACCAACTTGTCGATCAGCTAGCCGCAGCAGCTCGCCAGGCGGACGCTAAGGATCCAGCCGGTTGTTCCTCGGCGtgtgccgccgcgcgcgcgcgtagTCCCTCGTCATGAACCAACgcatcctcttcctctcctcggCCCACTCCTCGGCGTGCTGACGCCCCTGCTGCTGGTTCCTGCCATGGCGcccgctccctcctcctcctgctgctgctgctgcgccttcTCCTTCTACGAAACGAAAGAAAGGTTCTCATCAGTCCAGGCGCTCTCGGCAACAGAGCTGAGCAGCAGCTGAGCTGACCACAGTGAAACGCAGCTAACCCAATGGGTGGGTAGGGCACTTACCGACGAGCACCTGGTGATGGAGCAGGGGCCTGAAgctgaggaggaagacgagagCGACCAGGCTCACGAGGCCGACGAGCCTCATCCCGCACGCCGCGCCTTCTGTAGCTTCTTGTGCTCCGAACTCTGAAGCCCCTCGCGCGCgtcgtgcgcgcgtgcgcgcgtaTATAATGCCCGCAGGGGGGTGTCTCGTGTCAGAGCATTCCAGCAGGAAGTTGACAGGTCAAATGACAGGAGATAAGtttatgtgtttttttttgtgtcagCTGCAGAGTTGTGAGCACAACGCCTCTGGCCGCTCACGTCTCGCCTTTCCCTGCCTCGATCGGGCTTAAAACTAGTCTCCCAAGAACTCCGATGTCCTGCGAAGAATCTCTTGTTTCCGGAGCTCATCGGCCTCATCGGTTGCCTGAACCCAAGGTCTCCATCGCGGTTGCTACTTGGGCATAGCTCCCAGTTTTCAAGTACTGTATCAGACAATGCGACGACGTCTCAAATCAGATTCGGAGGATAGCCAAGGAGCCAGCCAGCCACATGGCGTGCATCCGCACGCAATGGGAGACCATGGTTTTGGTCATCTCCAGATAAGTTACGGCATGTTTGGTATGGCTCTCTACGATGGAGCTGAAGTTTGCAGaatatattaatatattttataaCAATTTTATTAAATCTAAAATAAAAGTATAATGACTCAGTAAAAATATCCTTGATTTATTTATAGTTCTAGCTCTAAGAATTTCTGGAGGTGGGTATGAGCAGCTTCAAGACTCCACGAATTATCTAGAGTTGAAGCCATGCCAATGAAGGACTGCTTCGTTTTGACGTTTACCATACCTTTGGTCGAGCTGCTTGTTTCCGATGACTCCCAGCTTGGCTTTTCCTCGAAGGCCTGCCAAGCGTTGTGCGAACTTAGATGGTTTTCATGCAGCTCGATTGTCGAAAAATATGCGATGTCCTGTTTTCTCAAATATTATCCCATTACTGGCTTTTGTAGAAACAACATGTGGCTAGTTGGCTGACGAGCCAGCCGAACAAGCTAGAATGCTCCCTTTGTGGCCAAAATTTTTGGCAAGCTTTGCTACCTACTTTACTGTACATTAACCCAAGTTTACTGCATAAAGAAGACCCAAGTTTTGCACAGATAACTCCTTGAGCATGCCATTTTCCCATCAGAGAATATCACAAGCATGATGTCATGTGTAGAAATTGAACTGGATATCAAGAAACACTCCTTCAAAAAACGCCAACCgaaccccttttcttttttgcaacAAAGATGGGAGTTCCATAAACACCAGTCAATGAACAGTAGAGCAAATTTGATTACACAATTGTCTGAAATATTTTATTCTTTAACTAAGCAGGACATAGAATTCAGTTCCAGCAAGCACTAGAGTACGAACATAGCGTGACAGTTCAAACCTCAGGGATTAAAAGTTTGCCGCTACCAAATCTCCAATCCGCATATACAACGCTAACAAGAGCCATAGCTTCCGCAGGCTACGATAAAAGGGAAGTTATATTAAAAGCTTCCTAACGGGAATAGGGCATATACGCTATATATTACACACACACAACAGGTTCTGAGCAGAACGCGGTCAGTCATATGTCCATGTCAATCAAGGCATCTTCCTCTTCACCATCAGACGCCACACCAGTTAGGAAGTCATCTGCTGATAATTTGCTGCGGTAAAAGAAGAATATGCAATTAATTTGTAAATAGTTATGTTGTGTTCCCTGTAAGAACCTTGCAGATTGGAGCAAGCACCTACCTAGTGCAGTGACATCGAAAGCTCACAACTCGCTTTAGCTTCCTATTGTAGAAGAAGTAGTAGAATGACCATCTACAAGGAGAAAATCGTATCGATATTAGCGTGTCAATTTTATTGCATAAGCTAAACATCACGTTTGTAGCTTAGTTCCCTTGAACATACATGGCCCCTTTCTCTTGAACTGGATCTCCATCAGAGTCTGGGTTATAGCTGTAGATGTCACACTCTCTGATTTTGATAACCTGAAACATAAGGTGTAAACATAAAATCGAAGGACTATACAACTCCCAATCCAAACATTATGAATGAATCATGACCTCATCAATAGCTTTAGTCATACTGTCCAGAAGAGAACTGCCCTCATTTGTTGCTGCCCATTGCTGAACAGAAGTCCAATGTCAGGTTATCAAATTAGTGAGAAAGGCAAAACATAAAGCCTCAGGATCATTTTGAATTAGTTAAGCCTCATGATCATTTTAAAATAACTAGGTGATATCATGCCTTGTGATTGTTTTTCCTTTTCGGAAATTGCAGTCTTACTAAAGTAATCTACTTATATGTagagaaccaaaaaaaaaattcaaaccacAAGATAAAAGAGAAACAATAAAGCATACCCTAGAAGCATCAGATAAGTAGGTGTCTATCATCTGCTTGAAACTTTCCATCTCCTCTTCTTGGAAGAACAAGTGTGCCCGAACAGCACTGATATGTGAACAAAATGTTTACAAAAGAATGTTAAATTTAATCTAAAGGTCGTGCTATCATGCATGTGTGGCATGACAGCCAGGAGACCTTAAGAAAGTTAGAAGCATCAAATACCAAAGACCAAGGGAAATGGAGAGAATTGAACTCTCAGCTCAAAGAGCAACGGTTATTAATCCGTCTGTCATACCATCTGACAACACCCCCTTTACGCTGGTAGGAAAGGACAAAAAGCGGGTTTGCCATATCGCCCCAAAAAAGCTGACTATGACATTACCCAAATATCCTTCCTTCCAGATTATATTAGAACACACTCACTATGAAGACAAACTTACCTGAAATCATAATCTGGATACATGTGCCCAAGAGTAAGAACTAGATATATCAATGTCTTCCGGCTGGACAAACatcaaaaaacaaaaagaagttAGGCTGGCCAAAAAGTAAACACGCATAATGAAGCTAATCGACACATCCTAACCTTGATCTGGAGGATAGgtgctccactggtgaagaagGGTCACTGTCAGAGGACTTTCCTAAGTAATCAAGAATCTGAAAGCAATACCAATTCGGTGCTGTTATATAAACAACAATAGTTGGAATGAAATGTTGCATCTCTCAGTAAAATGCTTCACAGTTACCGGGGAGATACATTACACGAAACAGCAAAATACAAACTTCAATTGTGATACACCATTCGCGACATTAAGTAAATTTCATGTTAGTTAGAAACATTATTTGGCTTCTGATGATCAATCAGATAGCTAAGTCAAACACTCTTACCAttgatttacaaaaaaaaaaatgacgACCCAAACAGCCTACAAGCCTAAAATGACAGGTGGAAAATAACATAAGACTGCAGATTCAAGTAGTGTGGCATTAAGCAACAAAATCACACAAGAATCGTTCCATTTTCTTACAATTTGTGGAAGAGGATATCTACAAAACTTGCTATGCTTGCAGAGTATCAATTGCACACATGAAAGGAGACATCTAAACTAATGGCATACAAATTAACATATACTACAAAAGGCATTTACAACTATGTTCCACCTATTTATATGTTATTTTGACTTAACACAGCACAGGAGACTACATGCTGTGTTATATACTGTGAACAAACGAACCATATCTAGAAGCAAAGTGAGGGGAAGCATAGAAGCCAAAAGATGAGTGCACACAACCAGGGCTCAAAGGACTATCTGAAAGTATGTACTAACCACAATACTCTATTTCACAGTATCTGATTCCAAAGAGAGGACAACATTACATGCGCTGATTCATGTCGTTGTTGGAAGGAAAAATATCTCAATGATTATACAATTCATGGCTATGCTAACTGCATGTACCTCATGTTCTAGGCTAATTGAAAGCCGGCGGTCTGTCGCAGTGTGCTTGCCTGCAAAAGCATACTATGTTATCAAAAGCATGTACCCCCATGCTAAACAACGAGACGAAACGGAGCATGCTCCTAGGCTCTTACATGAGAAGGCTTCAAGGTTTCCTCTGATTGCACAATCGCCGAGGTTGAGTTGGTCGAGGAACAGATTTATGCTGGACGAAGACAAGCAGAAGCGCAGAATTAGTAAACCGGGGAGGGGGGTTGAACCGAATCCTACCAAGAGGGCGTCGGCAGCAGCAGGGAATGCCGTGCTTACCTGTCGAAGGGGGTGTGTTCTAAAAACTTCATCCTGGGTGCCTTGTGGACTCATAAAAGAGTCGATCTACGCATGCACGCCCGACAAATTTTGCAAACGAATTCGAAATTAGTGTGTTTACTGGGTCAGATCCGAATACGAATAGCTTAGGGTTTGGGGCGCTCCGCTACGCGCAGCAggaaaggaggagaaggggcggGCATACCTTTTCggggctcgtcgccggcaaagggcCCGGCGTAGACGTGGCGGCGGTCGTCGCCGGCAGGAAAGGGGTGgccgcgagagagagagagagagagagagagagaggaacgtGGGAAGAAACAGAGACGACGAAGGAGACGAGAGAAATGGGCGAGCCGTGTGAAGGAGACTTGTATTGGATATTCTGATATAGGAGGccccagcagcccatgtgccactTCCGTGCCTGTTCCACCATCCTCAACCACAATTGGATTAACTAGGCAGGTTGGCGCGCTTTGCGCGCCTGTATCAAAATGTTTGATCTaaaataataatagaaatataTTATCATGTGCTACAGTTAAAGCAATATCATATTGATGTATTTTAACAACGTGTTGATGTATCGTGTGCTACAGTTAAAGTAATATCGTGTTGATATATTTTAACAATGTGTTGATGTATTGGATGAAGTCTGAAAGTTACAGGATATAGGTATAGTAGTTTAAAGTCCGAGAGCACGCTAAATGTatggatatatatatttttaataattttgtTTTATGTTAGTAGGTACGGTTGGTGGAGTGATTTACATTTATTATTGATTTTGGTAGCGTTAAAGATAAGTTTAGTAATTTTATTTGATAGAAAAAATgataagattagaaatgaatggatgactcaattatattttgcgagttcaCGAAGTGAAAACAAAATCCAATAAATAATAGAGGATAaatatagtatataattttttttattatttttgtgtataaaaaataactaaacatttaaacatgtgggtcccacatggtttagttttatattataaattatttttaattattttttaattatgaaCAGTACCTGGGCCCACATAAACAGTAGCTTTTATTATTTTCTATTATGAACAGTATCCCGGGGCCACATGAACAGTGCTCCCGGGCCCGCATGAACAGTACCTccggccccacgtggggccacggCTCACGAGAGCGCGCCGAATCCTGGCGCTTTAGTATAGGTTATTGATGAACTAGTAATTGAAAATCGGTTTGAAGATGGCTGAAACTATTGATTTGGTTTGATTTGAGAGAAAAGAACAAATAATTTAGGTTGATTTAGATGAAATAGTGAGTGGGTAGAGTTGGTTTGGTTTCTAAGTGTGTTAATAATAAAATAGTTTATTATGATTTTGGCATGGTTTCCAAAGTCCAAACCATTAACACGTAGTAATCTACTTCCTCAATTTCAAATAATTATTGTGGTTTCCAGCATAAATTATGTGCTTCTACTTGTCTTCGGAGGGAGTACGTCAATTTTCCCGTTGCAAAGCCAACTTATGAGTTAATCTCGCTACCCAGCGGCCGATGACATTTCGATTTCCCACATCTTGGCGCGTTGCTCATGCAATCTACCACCACCATCAACATTCCTTAAATCTCACATCCCCTTTCCAAGCAACCCAAGATCAGCTaacttcaaaaaaagaaaaaacaagatcACCCAATAACTAGTTGTTCATCTGGAGCGGCATCAGTAGAAGGACGCACCGCACCTTAAAATAGCAACAGATAGGAAATATTCACATACCCGCGGACATTAAACCTGACGGGCACGAATACGGGTCTAAGTTTATACCCGTGGGTACGACTTAAAACCCAATGGGTATCTATCTCTGCGGGTATGAAAAATTGATATCCTCACCAGCAAACTGCCATACCCGCTTCAATAGCGGCCATGTGAACCATAACTCTTAATATACTCTTGTTAGGGTTTTCTTCACTCCTACCTCCACGCGCCGCCAGGCCTGActgcccctcccctctctctctctctgcgcgcCGCCAGGGCCCATCCGCCCCACTCCCCCAGCCCCCATCCCCGGCTCCACAGGGAAtggcaccgcgccgccgccggcggtgcgCCAGACCCGCCCCCTCCCTCTGGTCGCTCGACTGGTGGCCCTGATGCCCCCTTCTCGCGCCCTCACTCTCGTTTTGTCGCTAGGCGCCATCTCGTCGCCGCTAAGCGTGCTATCACTCGGTACTCTCCCCCCCCGGACCAACCACCACCGTGCGAGGCCTCGTGCATTAGACCGGCCGCCGTCGTGCGGGGCCTCGCCACCCTAGACTGAACGTCGACGCCGCCATACCGTCATGGGTCGTCCTCACCATCCACTACAGAACAGGGCTTTGTTCCTGCACATTTGTCCCGGTCGttattggacccgggacaaatgaaagctttagtcccgggtctAAAGTCTAGCAGCCAATAAAGAGTAGAAAGAgaccttttatcccggttgaaGACTTCCACCGGAATAAAATAGtatcctttagtcccggttggagtcACCCATCGGGACTAAAGGATTTAGTCCTGGTGGGTGactccaaccgggataaaagagtTTCACGGGCGTGGCCTCCACCTACCTCTCATTTATTTAACTCTGTCCCCTCTATTATCTCTTCGACTCTT
This window of the Panicum virgatum strain AP13 chromosome 1K, P.virgatum_v5, whole genome shotgun sequence genome carries:
- the LOC120707335 gene encoding repressor of RNA polymerase III transcription MAF1 homolog: MKFLEHTPFDSINLFLDQLNLGDCAIRGNLEAFSCKHTATDRRLSISLEHEILDYLGKSSDSDPSSPVEHLSSRSSRKTLIYLVLTLGHMYPDYDFSAVRAHLFFQEEEMESFKQMIDTYLSDASRQWAATNEGSSLLDSMTKAIDEVIKIRECDIYSYNPDSDGDPVQEKGAIWSFYYFFYNRKLKRVVSFRCHCTSKLSADDFLTGVASDGEEEDALIDMDI
- the LOC120707328 gene encoding BTB/POZ and TAZ domain-containing protein 1-like is translated as MAPCADFSALRASPADVRVVASDGSSIAAHSSVLAAASPVLEQMILGARRGWDAGCTVVRVLGAPSDAVAAFLRFLYRYPGARGTAAAAEEEEEWAEGAVGAHGAVLLALAHAYRVPWLKRRAEAAVAARLTAERAVDALKLAALCDAPRLYLACARLAGKDLAAVERSEGWRFAARHEAALLAELLQLLHDADQRKKRRERERAAQHVYRQLSDAMALLDRIFAADGAGEVRAEASPCETDGARRGLEQLKRHFAACGGRARKPAAACPRCSRALQLLRLHASVCEDDRAGGGEPCKVPLCSNLKAKLQEEGVDKTWKLLVKKVTRARVMSALASREVPEVVKKSWAKYSSRRAARFR